The following are from one region of the Sphingomonas oryzagri genome:
- a CDS encoding adenosine kinase, whose protein sequence is MTDTTLDIIAIGNALVDVLAPADDAFLAAEGLTKGAMQLIDADRATSLYGHMGPGKEISGGSAGNTVAGAAMMGARCAFIGQVAQDQLGEVFMHDLKAQGIDYIVPAREADIPTGRCLILVGECGERTMNTFLGAAQFLPPEAVDEAQVASAKVLLLEGYLWDPAEPRAAMKAAIRMARKAGRQVALGVSAVFCIMNHLSDFRALVDDGDIDILFANEEELLALTGEATFEAAMDALAPKLPLVVATRGKDGAWAAANGERFHVPAEPVERVVDTTGAGDLFSAGYLVGHVKGRPVEECLAMGAIAAAEVISHYGARPEQDLNKLIAARLG, encoded by the coding sequence GTGACCGATACCACGCTCGACATCATCGCCATCGGCAATGCGCTGGTGGACGTGCTCGCCCCCGCCGACGACGCCTTTCTCGCGGCCGAGGGGCTGACCAAGGGCGCGATGCAGCTGATCGACGCCGATCGCGCCACCTCGCTTTACGGCCATATGGGGCCGGGCAAGGAGATTTCGGGAGGATCGGCGGGCAACACCGTGGCGGGTGCTGCGATGATGGGCGCGCGCTGCGCCTTCATCGGGCAGGTCGCGCAGGATCAGCTTGGCGAGGTGTTCATGCACGACCTGAAGGCGCAGGGCATCGACTATATCGTGCCCGCGCGCGAGGCTGACATCCCGACCGGCCGCTGCCTGATACTGGTCGGCGAGTGTGGCGAGCGGACCATGAACACCTTTCTCGGTGCCGCGCAGTTCCTGCCGCCGGAAGCGGTGGACGAGGCCCAGGTCGCCTCTGCCAAGGTGCTGCTGCTCGAAGGCTATCTGTGGGATCCGGCCGAGCCGCGCGCGGCGATGAAGGCCGCGATCCGGATGGCACGCAAGGCGGGCCGCCAGGTCGCGCTCGGCGTGTCGGCTGTGTTCTGCATCATGAACCACCTGAGCGATTTCCGCGCTCTGGTGGACGATGGCGACATCGACATCCTCTTCGCCAACGAGGAGGAGCTGCTGGCGCTGACCGGCGAGGCGACATTCGAAGCGGCGATGGACGCGCTGGCGCCGAAGCTGCCGCTGGTGGTGGCGACGCGGGGCAAGGACGGCGCCTGGGCGGCGGCGAACGGCGAGCGCTTCCATGTGCCTGCCGAGCCGGTCGAGCGCGTGGTGGATACCACCGGTGCCGGCGATCTGTTCTCGGCGGGCTATCTGGTCGGCCATGTGAAGGGCCGTCCGGTCGAAGAGTGCCTGGCGATGGGCGCGATCGCGGCCGCCGAGGTGATCTCGCACTATGGCGCGCGGCCCGAGCAGGATCTCAACAAGCTGATCGCCGCCAGGCTCGGCTGA
- a CDS encoding amino acid permease, whose translation MIFGRVKPLDAILATAEKKSLHRSLGAFQLTLLGIGAVIGTGIFVLTSEAAQKAGPGMLLSFIVAGFVCGVAALCYSELASMVPVAGSAYTYTYAVIGELLAWMVGWALILEYAVGASAVAVGWSNHAVGLLSASGIHIPAVISNADALMAHVQLAFGAAATPDLMTAAQTGGWINLPAIIISLVVMSLLVIGTTESAFVNAILVCIKIAALSLFVILTLPSMKTGYFHPFMPTGSVGVFGAAASIFFAYVGFDAVSTAAEETKNPQRNVPIGLIGSLGICTLFYLLVASGAIGAIGAQPVTGANGALLAPGTAEIAGRCAAITGSGAVEPLVCSKEALVHVLQVMGHPIFGWFVGLAAVLALPSVVLMMMYGQTRIFFTMARDGLLPAKLASVHPKFKTPHIVTFVTGIAATIAAAILPVGKLADYSNSGTLFAFLMVAVSVMVLRKTDPTRKRPFRTPLVWVVAPAAIIGCIALYVSLPLTAILVLPIWGAIGLLVYFFYSRSRSYVGRGIIDESGEAAPEATA comes from the coding sequence ATGATCTTCGGCCGTGTAAAGCCGCTGGACGCGATTCTCGCGACCGCTGAGAAAAAGTCGCTGCACCGATCCTTGGGTGCCTTCCAATTGACATTGCTGGGCATCGGCGCCGTCATCGGCACCGGCATCTTCGTGCTGACGTCGGAGGCCGCGCAGAAGGCCGGCCCCGGCATGCTGCTGAGCTTCATCGTCGCGGGCTTCGTCTGCGGCGTCGCCGCGCTCTGCTATTCGGAGCTGGCCTCGATGGTACCGGTGGCGGGATCCGCCTACACCTACACCTACGCCGTCATCGGCGAACTGCTCGCCTGGATGGTCGGCTGGGCGCTGATCCTGGAATATGCCGTGGGCGCGAGCGCGGTGGCGGTGGGCTGGTCGAACCACGCGGTCGGCCTGCTCTCCGCATCGGGAATCCACATACCCGCCGTGATCAGTAACGCGGACGCGCTGATGGCGCATGTCCAGCTGGCGTTCGGCGCCGCCGCCACGCCCGACCTGATGACCGCCGCGCAAACCGGCGGCTGGATCAACCTGCCGGCGATCATCATCTCGCTGGTCGTGATGAGCCTGCTGGTGATCGGCACCACAGAGAGCGCGTTCGTCAATGCGATCCTGGTCTGCATCAAGATCGCGGCGCTGAGCCTGTTCGTGATCCTCACGCTGCCGAGCATGAAGACCGGCTATTTCCATCCCTTCATGCCCACCGGATCGGTCGGCGTGTTCGGGGCGGCCGCCTCGATCTTCTTCGCCTATGTCGGCTTCGACGCGGTGTCGACGGCCGCCGAGGAGACCAAGAATCCCCAGCGCAACGTGCCGATCGGCCTGATCGGATCGCTCGGCATCTGCACCCTCTTCTACCTGCTGGTCGCCTCCGGCGCGATCGGCGCGATCGGCGCGCAGCCAGTCACCGGCGCGAACGGTGCCTTGCTGGCGCCGGGCACCGCCGAGATCGCCGGCCGCTGCGCCGCGATCACCGGCAGCGGCGCGGTCGAGCCGCTGGTCTGCTCCAAGGAAGCTCTGGTCCATGTTCTGCAGGTGATGGGCCATCCGATCTTCGGTTGGTTCGTCGGCCTCGCCGCCGTGCTGGCACTGCCGTCGGTCGTGCTGATGATGATGTACGGGCAGACCCGCATTTTCTTCACCATGGCGCGCGACGGCCTGCTTCCGGCCAAGCTCGCCAGCGTCCATCCGAAGTTCAAGACCCCGCACATCGTCACCTTCGTGACCGGCATCGCGGCGACCATCGCCGCGGCGATCCTGCCGGTCGGCAAGCTGGCGGATTATTCCAACTCCGGCACGCTGTTCGCCTTCCTGATGGTGGCGGTGTCGGTGATGGTGCTGCGCAAAACCGATCCGACGCGCAAGCGGCCGTTCCGCACCCCGCTGGTCTGGGTGGTCGCTCCGGCCGCGATCATCGGCTGCATCGCGCTGTACGTGTCGCTGCCGCTCACCGCGATCCTGGTGCTGCCGATCTGGGGCGCGATCGGTCTGCTGGTCTATTTCTTCTACAGCCGCTCGCGCTCCTATGTCGGGCGCGGCATCATCGACGAAAGCGGCGAGGCCGCTCCGGAGGCGACAGCCTGA
- a CDS encoding histidine triad nucleotide-binding protein: MPIDATLPYDDGNIFAKILRGEIPNKTVYEDEFALAFHDINPQAPVHILVIPKGRYVSWDDFSAHAPDAEIAGFVRAIGKVARDNDLVEPGYRLLANIGGHGHQEVPHLHVHLFGGRPLGPMLSRD, from the coding sequence ATGCCGATCGACGCCACCCTGCCCTATGACGACGGCAACATCTTCGCAAAGATCCTGCGCGGCGAGATTCCGAACAAGACGGTCTATGAGGACGAGTTCGCCCTCGCCTTCCACGACATCAACCCGCAGGCGCCGGTCCACATCCTGGTGATCCCCAAGGGCCGCTACGTGTCGTGGGACGATTTCTCGGCCCATGCCCCCGATGCCGAGATCGCCGGCTTCGTCCGCGCGATCGGCAAGGTGGCGCGCGACAACGATCTGGTCGAGCCGGGCTACCGCCTGCTCGCCAATATCGGCGGCCATGGCCATCAGGAGGTGCCGCACCTCCACGTCCATCTGTTCGGCGGCCGTCCGCTCGGCCCGATGTTGTCACGCGACTGA
- a CDS encoding PEP-CTERM sorting domain-containing protein (PEP-CTERM proteins occur, often in large numbers, in the proteomes of bacteria that also encode an exosortase, a predicted intramembrane cysteine proteinase. The presence of a PEP-CTERM domain at a protein's C-terminus predicts cleavage within the sorting domain, followed by covalent anchoring to some some component of the (usually Gram-negative) cell surface. Many PEP-CTERM proteins exhibit an unusual sequence composition that includes large numbers of potential glycosylation sites. Expression of one such protein has been shown restore the ability of a bacterium to form floc, a type of biofilm.) — protein MKFAHTIFAVAAIAMASGPAQAGGLWGGHSSTSSSSGGWWGSTSGGHTTTTSGGNTTTSSGGMPSSSGGNTTTSSGGTAVPEPSDAILLLMGAAGVVIGRRLHARAKRRSEG, from the coding sequence ATGAAGTTCGCACACACGATTTTCGCGGTAGCGGCCATCGCGATGGCATCCGGTCCGGCTCAGGCGGGCGGCCTGTGGGGCGGCCATTCGTCCACGTCCTCCTCCTCGGGCGGCTGGTGGGGCAGTACGTCGGGTGGTCACACGACCACCACCTCGGGCGGCAACACGACGACCAGCTCGGGCGGTATGCCGAGTTCGTCGGGTGGCAATACGACCACGTCATCCGGCGGCACGGCTGTTCCCGAGCCTTCGGACGCGATCCTGCTGCTGATGGGCGCCGCAGGCGTCGTGATCGGCCGGAGGCTCCACGCGCGCGCCAAGCGCCGCTCCGAGGGCTGA
- the hisF gene encoding imidazole glycerol phosphate synthase subunit HisF, whose translation MTVRVRVIPCLDVAGGRVVKGVNFVDLADAGDPVEQARVYDAAQADELCFLDITASHEERGTILDVVARTAAVCFMPLTVGGGVRKVEDARALLLAGADKVAVNSAAVARPALVGEMAERFGAQCVVGAIDARQVAPGQWEIYTHGGRKPTGIDAVAHARDLASRGAGELLVTSMDRDGTRDGYDLALTRAISDAVSVPVIASGGVGNLDHLVAGVTEGHASAVLAASIFHFGQHSVAEARAALKQAGLPVRG comes from the coding sequence ATGACCGTCCGCGTCCGCGTCATCCCCTGCCTCGACGTCGCCGGCGGGCGCGTCGTCAAGGGCGTGAACTTCGTCGATCTCGCGGACGCCGGCGATCCGGTCGAGCAGGCGCGGGTCTACGACGCGGCGCAGGCCGACGAGCTCTGCTTCCTCGACATCACCGCCAGTCACGAGGAACGCGGCACGATCCTCGACGTGGTGGCGCGCACCGCCGCCGTCTGCTTCATGCCGCTCACCGTCGGCGGCGGCGTCCGCAAGGTGGAGGATGCGCGTGCGCTGCTGCTCGCGGGCGCCGATAAGGTGGCGGTCAATTCCGCCGCCGTCGCCCGCCCGGCCCTCGTCGGCGAGATGGCCGAGCGATTCGGCGCGCAATGCGTCGTCGGCGCCATCGACGCACGGCAGGTCGCGCCGGGCCAGTGGGAAATCTACACCCATGGCGGCCGCAAGCCGACCGGGATCGATGCCGTAGCCCACGCCCGCGACCTCGCGTCGCGCGGCGCAGGCGAATTGCTCGTCACGTCGATGGACCGCGACGGCACGCGTGACGGCTACGACCTCGCGCTCACCCGCGCGATTTCGGACGCGGTTTCCGTGCCCGTCATCGCCAGCGGCGGGGTCGGCAATCTCGATCATCTCGTCGCGGGCGTGACCGAAGGCCATGCCTCGGCGGTGCTCGCCGCGTCGATCTTCCACTTCGGCCAGCACAGCGTCGCCGAAGCGCGCGCGGCGCTGAAGCAGGCGGGCTTGCCGGTTCGGGGCTAG
- the hisA gene encoding 1-(5-phosphoribosyl)-5-[(5-phosphoribosylamino)methylideneamino]imidazole-4-carboxamide isomerase: MAPLIVFPAIDLKGGQVVRLAEGDMDRATVYGDDPAHQARLFAQAGATHLHVVDLDGAFAGKAVNAAAVESIVAAFPGKVQLGGGIRDRAAVDRWLGLGVDRVVIGTAALDHPDFVEQAARDLPGRIVVAVDARDGFVATKGWADVSEVRVVDLAERFADVGVAALLFTDVGRDGLLKGCNVEATQALAHASSIPVIASGGVAGIEDIEALMIARSGIAEGGIEGVITGRALYDGRLDLAEALRVAAG; the protein is encoded by the coding sequence ATCGCCCCCCTCATCGTCTTCCCCGCCATCGACCTCAAGGGCGGCCAGGTCGTCCGCCTCGCCGAGGGCGATATGGACCGCGCCACCGTCTACGGCGACGATCCGGCGCATCAGGCACGCCTCTTCGCGCAGGCCGGCGCGACGCACCTCCATGTCGTCGATCTCGACGGCGCCTTCGCGGGCAAGGCGGTCAACGCTGCCGCGGTGGAGAGCATCGTCGCCGCCTTCCCCGGCAAGGTGCAGCTCGGCGGCGGCATCCGCGATCGGGCGGCGGTGGATCGCTGGCTCGGCCTCGGCGTCGATCGCGTGGTGATCGGCACCGCCGCGCTCGATCATCCCGATTTCGTCGAGCAGGCGGCGCGCGATCTGCCCGGCCGCATCGTCGTCGCGGTGGACGCGCGCGACGGTTTCGTCGCCACCAAGGGCTGGGCGGACGTGTCCGAGGTCCGCGTCGTCGATCTGGCCGAGCGCTTCGCCGATGTCGGCGTCGCGGCCTTGCTGTTCACCGATGTCGGCCGCGACGGACTGCTCAAGGGCTGCAACGTCGAGGCGACGCAGGCGCTGGCCCATGCCTCGTCCATTCCCGTGATCGCCAGCGGCGGCGTCGCCGGTATCGAGGATATCGAGGCGCTGATGATCGCGCGCTCGGGCATCGCCGAGGGGGGCATCGAAGGCGTCATCACCGGCCGCGCGCTCTACGACGGACGACTCGATCTGGCCGAGGCGCTGCGGGTCGCGGCCGGATGA
- the hisH gene encoding imidazole glycerol phosphate synthase subunit HisH yields MTLALIDYGAGNLRSVENALKAAGAPAVTVTADPETVRTADRVVLPGVGAFGACMGALSALGGMIEALNETVVDRGAPFLGICVGMQLMANAGEEMGIYPGLGWIDGTVRRLPDTPGLKVPHMGWNDVVPARTHPLIVPGEAYFLHSYAFDMTDPAELIATTDHGGSVTAAVGRDNMLGVQFHPEKSQAYGLALLARFVEWKP; encoded by the coding sequence GTGACCCTTGCGCTGATCGACTATGGCGCGGGCAACCTGCGCTCGGTGGAGAACGCACTGAAGGCGGCGGGCGCGCCTGCGGTCACCGTCACCGCCGATCCCGAAACCGTCCGCACCGCCGACCGGGTCGTGCTGCCCGGCGTCGGCGCCTTCGGGGCCTGCATGGGCGCGCTTTCCGCGCTCGGCGGGATGATCGAGGCGCTGAACGAAACCGTGGTCGATCGGGGCGCGCCCTTCCTCGGCATCTGCGTCGGCATGCAGCTGATGGCCAATGCCGGCGAGGAAATGGGCATCTATCCGGGCCTCGGCTGGATCGACGGCACCGTGCGCCGCCTGCCCGATACACCCGGCCTCAAGGTGCCCCACATGGGCTGGAACGATGTCGTCCCGGCGCGTACCCACCCGCTCATCGTGCCGGGCGAGGCTTATTTCCTGCACAGCTACGCCTTCGACATGACCGATCCGGCCGAGCTGATCGCCACCACCGATCACGGCGGGTCCGTCACCGCCGCCGTCGGGCGCGACAACATGCTCGGCGTGCAATTCCATCCCGAGAAGAGCCAGGCCTACGGGCTGGCGCTGCTCGCCCGCTTTGTGGAGTGGAAGCCTTGA
- a CDS encoding YciI family protein, with product MFVISLTYTTPEEAVDVHLPAHVEWMKQAVADGVLLASGRKVPRTGGVIIAKAASRAEAEAFAASDPFVTEGVATVDITEVALGMTAPGLDALRG from the coding sequence ATGTTCGTGATCTCGCTGACCTACACGACGCCGGAAGAGGCGGTCGACGTCCACCTCCCGGCGCATGTCGAGTGGATGAAGCAGGCGGTCGCCGACGGCGTGCTGCTCGCGTCGGGCCGCAAGGTGCCGCGCACCGGCGGCGTGATCATCGCCAAGGCCGCGTCCCGCGCGGAAGCGGAAGCCTTCGCCGCGAGCGATCCGTTCGTCACCGAGGGCGTCGCCACGGTCGACATCACCGAAGTCGCGCTCGGCATGACCGCGCCCGGCCTGGACGCGCTGAGAGGGTGA
- the hisB gene encoding imidazoleglycerol-phosphate dehydratase HisB, producing MRRAQVRRETTETQIAVELNLDGTGAYSISTGIGFLDHMLEQLSRHSLIDLTVEAKGDLHIDQHHTVEDTGLAIGEALAKALGDKKGIRRYADALSPMDETLTRVAIDISGRPYLVWKTEFSQKRLGEMDTEMFEHWFHSFAQTGGLTLHVETLYGTNNHHIAEAAFKGLARALRGAIEIDPRKADAIPSTKGTLGGQ from the coding sequence ATGCGTCGCGCGCAAGTCCGCCGCGAAACCACCGAGACGCAGATCGCTGTCGAGCTGAACCTCGACGGGACGGGCGCCTATTCGATTTCGACCGGCATCGGCTTCCTCGATCACATGCTCGAACAGCTGTCGCGCCACTCGCTGATCGACCTCACGGTCGAGGCGAAGGGCGATCTGCATATCGATCAGCACCACACCGTCGAGGATACCGGCCTCGCGATCGGCGAGGCGCTGGCCAAGGCGCTCGGCGACAAGAAGGGCATCCGCCGCTACGCCGACGCGCTCTCGCCGATGGACGAGACGCTGACCCGCGTCGCGATCGACATTTCCGGCCGCCCCTACCTCGTGTGGAAGACCGAGTTCAGCCAGAAGCGGCTGGGCGAGATGGACACCGAGATGTTCGAGCACTGGTTCCACAGCTTCGCGCAGACCGGCGGGCTGACGCTCCACGTCGAGACGCTGTACGGCACGAACAACCATCATATCGCCGAGGCTGCGTTCAAGGGCCTCGCCCGCGCGCTGCGCGGCGCGATCGAGATCGATCCCCGCAAGGCGGATGCCATCCCCTCCACCAAGGGCACGCTGGGCGGACAGTAA
- a CDS encoding SspB family protein — MTDGAVPDSLIPYDEIVQEALRAVVGRVLGEVERGGGLPGEHHFYITFKTQAPGVDIPQHLIQRFPDEMTIVIQNRFWDLKVEPDAFEVGLSFNQVPAKLHVPFAAVTGFVDPAVNFALQFQAQSEDGEAEPGEPENDTPVATSEDGSNVVSVDFTRKK; from the coding sequence ATGACCGACGGTGCCGTACCAGATAGCCTGATTCCCTATGACGAGATCGTGCAGGAGGCGCTGCGCGCCGTCGTCGGCCGCGTGCTGGGCGAGGTGGAGCGCGGCGGAGGCCTGCCGGGCGAGCACCATTTCTACATCACCTTCAAGACTCAGGCACCGGGCGTGGATATCCCCCAGCACCTGATCCAGCGCTTCCCCGACGAGATGACCATCGTCATCCAGAACCGATTCTGGGACCTGAAGGTGGAGCCGGACGCGTTCGAGGTGGGCCTGAGCTTCAACCAGGTGCCGGCCAAGCTGCACGTGCCGTTCGCGGCGGTGACGGGCTTCGTCGATCCGGCGGTGAATTTCGCGCTGCAGTTCCAGGCGCAGTCCGAGGATGGCGAGGCCGAGCCGGGCGAACCCGAGAACGACACGCCGGTCGCCACCAGCGAGGACGGCTCGAACGTCGTCTCGGTGGATTTCACCCGGAAGAAGTGA
- the fumC gene encoding class II fumarate hydratase: MSDTRTETDSFGPIEVPASAYWGAQTERSLHNFPFGSQERMPIGIVHALAIVKQAAARVNRAHGLDAEIADAIEAAAASVAAGEHDDQFPLVIWQTGSGTQSNMNVNEVVAGIANEALTGTRGGKSPVHPNDHVNKSQSSNDSFPTALHIAAALAVTKRLIPALDSLCGELTSCRDAWDDIVKIGRTHLQDATPLTLGQEFSGYVQQLRNNYQRLRAVLPRLHLLAQGGTAVGTGLNAPKGFDVAIAAAIAGLTGEPFETAPNKFEALASNDTLVELSGVLNTLAVSLSKIANDIRLLGSGPRCGLGELKLPENEPGSSIMPGKVNPTQCEMVTMVAAQVMGNHVAITVGGLQGHMELNVFKPLIGANVLRSVELLATAMDSFRERCVEGLEPDRARIAAFLDRSLMLVTALAPEIGYDNAAKIAKHAHHEGLTLKEAGLELGLVDAETFDRVVKPKTMLGR, from the coding sequence ATGAGCGACACGCGCACCGAGACCGACAGCTTCGGACCGATCGAGGTGCCCGCATCGGCCTATTGGGGCGCGCAGACCGAGCGATCGCTCCATAACTTCCCGTTCGGATCGCAGGAGCGGATGCCGATCGGCATCGTCCATGCGCTCGCCATCGTGAAGCAGGCGGCGGCGCGGGTGAACCGGGCGCATGGCCTCGACGCGGAGATCGCCGATGCGATCGAGGCGGCGGCGGCGTCGGTCGCGGCGGGGGAGCATGACGACCAGTTCCCGCTGGTGATCTGGCAGACCGGATCCGGCACCCAGAGCAACATGAACGTCAACGAGGTGGTCGCCGGCATCGCCAACGAGGCGCTGACGGGCACGCGCGGCGGCAAGTCGCCGGTCCACCCCAACGACCACGTCAACAAAAGCCAGTCGTCCAACGACAGCTTCCCGACCGCGCTGCACATCGCGGCGGCGCTGGCGGTCACGAAGCGGCTGATCCCGGCGCTCGATTCGCTGTGTGGCGAGCTCACTTCGTGTCGCGATGCATGGGACGACATCGTGAAGATCGGCCGGACGCATTTGCAGGATGCGACTCCGCTGACTCTGGGGCAGGAGTTTTCCGGTTACGTCCAGCAACTGCGCAACAATTATCAGAGGCTGAGGGCGGTGCTCCCCCGCCTGCATCTTCTGGCGCAGGGCGGAACCGCCGTGGGGACAGGCCTGAACGCGCCCAAGGGTTTCGATGTAGCGATCGCTGCCGCCATTGCCGGGCTGACCGGCGAACCGTTCGAGACCGCACCCAACAAGTTCGAGGCGCTGGCCTCCAACGATACGTTGGTCGAGCTTTCGGGGGTGCTCAACACGCTGGCCGTGTCGCTTTCCAAGATCGCGAACGACATCCGCCTGCTCGGCTCCGGCCCGCGCTGCGGGTTGGGCGAACTCAAGCTGCCGGAGAACGAGCCGGGCAGCTCGATCATGCCGGGCAAGGTCAACCCGACCCAGTGCGAGATGGTGACGATGGTCGCCGCGCAGGTGATGGGCAATCATGTCGCGATCACGGTCGGCGGGTTGCAGGGACATATGGAGCTGAACGTCTTCAAGCCGCTGATCGGGGCTAACGTGTTGCGCTCGGTGGAATTGTTGGCGACGGCGATGGACAGCTTCCGCGAGCGCTGCGTCGAGGGGCTGGAGCCGGATCGCGCCCGGATTGCGGCCTTTCTCGATCGCTCGCTGATGCTGGTGACGGCGCTCGCGCCCGAGATCGGCTACGACAATGCGGCGAAGATTGCCAAGCATGCCCACCATGAGGGGCTGACGCTCAAGGAGGCCGGGCTGGAGCTTGGGCTGGTCGATGCCGAGACGTTCGACCGCGTGGTGAAGCCCAAGACGATGCTGGGGCGTTAG